The following are from one region of the Amycolatopsis sp. QT-25 genome:
- a CDS encoding M48 family metallopeptidase produces the protein MTDDIEVSRHNAVRFPGISPRAYEHPVDRGALATLRAVPGFAQVVKAVSGFYAERGERLMALASAIRVGPKQYPELDKLRNECAETLDLDRVPNLFVARSPEVNAQTIGMDEPFIVLNTAAVEAMDLASLRFVIGHEMGHVLSGHAVYRTIMLRLIGLQMSMSWTPVSAIGIRVVIAALREWYRKAELSCDRAGLLCSQDPTAALRSQILVAGGIDPAKIDIPAFLQQAAEYESVEDIRDSYLKLRYVETMSHPLAVVRAAQLQKWAASEDYRGILAGEYPRRDEDAPSSTWTDDLKSAAKSYKDSWNSSADPLTKVFSDVGEAVSGAAGKVWSKFGGGNGPGEEPASETGKDG, from the coding sequence TTGACCGACGACATCGAGGTTTCCCGGCACAACGCCGTCCGTTTCCCGGGTATCAGCCCGCGCGCCTACGAACATCCCGTCGATCGCGGCGCACTGGCCACACTGCGTGCGGTCCCCGGATTCGCGCAGGTCGTGAAGGCGGTTTCCGGTTTCTACGCCGAACGCGGCGAGCGGCTCATGGCGCTCGCGTCCGCGATCCGGGTCGGCCCGAAGCAGTATCCGGAGCTGGACAAGCTCCGCAACGAATGCGCCGAGACACTCGACCTCGATCGCGTGCCCAACCTGTTCGTCGCCCGCAGCCCCGAGGTCAACGCGCAGACGATCGGCATGGACGAGCCGTTCATCGTGCTCAACACCGCGGCCGTCGAGGCGATGGACCTCGCGTCGCTGCGGTTCGTGATCGGGCACGAGATGGGGCACGTGCTGTCCGGGCACGCGGTGTACCGCACGATCATGCTCCGGCTGATCGGCCTGCAGATGTCGATGTCGTGGACGCCGGTGAGCGCGATCGGCATCCGCGTCGTCATCGCCGCGCTGCGCGAGTGGTACCGCAAGGCCGAACTGTCCTGCGACCGCGCCGGGCTGCTGTGCTCGCAGGACCCGACGGCGGCGCTGCGCTCGCAGATCCTGGTCGCGGGCGGCATCGACCCGGCGAAGATCGACATCCCGGCGTTCCTGCAGCAGGCGGCGGAATACGAGTCGGTCGAGGACATTCGCGACAGCTACCTGAAGTTGCGTTACGTCGAGACGATGTCGCATCCGCTGGCGGTCGTGCGCGCCGCGCAACTGCAGAAGTGGGCCGCGTCGGAGGACTACCGGGGGATCCTGGCAGGCGAGTACCCCCGCCGTGACGAGGACGCGCCGTCGTCCACCTGGACCGACGACCTGAAGTCGGCCGCGAAGTCGTACAAGGACTCCTGGAACAGCTCGGCCGACCCGCTGACGAAGGTGTTCAGCGACGTCGGCGAGGCGGTGTCCGGGGCGGCGGGCAAGGTGTGGAGCAAGTTCGGCGGGGGCAACGGTCCGGGCGAGGAACCCGCGTCGGAGACGGGCAAGGACGGTTAG
- a CDS encoding DUF2567 domain-containing protein, whose amino-acid sequence MGETTGKPAHLSSSVSDPWSVPVLPRPRRPFPQVVIKADLLPAVSVLSTAGLLGFPLAWLWSRLAPPQRMRVIDDRGGLAPLELESWHRFDDLAVYGFLALGAGLLIGIVTWLLRERRGPVVLIAATGGATLAGWLGTTMGVAFANSRYEIASAPAVGDVIAKAPQIESSWIMLAAPLMTTLAYTLLTAWNGREDLGRRLG is encoded by the coding sequence TTGGGCGAGACGACCGGTAAACCGGCACACCTGTCTTCCAGCGTGTCCGACCCCTGGTCGGTGCCCGTGCTGCCGAGGCCGCGCCGTCCGTTCCCGCAGGTCGTCATCAAGGCCGATCTGCTGCCGGCGGTCAGCGTGCTGTCCACGGCGGGCCTGCTCGGCTTCCCGCTGGCCTGGCTGTGGTCGCGGCTCGCGCCGCCCCAGCGGATGCGGGTGATCGACGACCGCGGCGGCCTCGCCCCGCTGGAACTGGAGAGCTGGCACCGCTTCGACGATCTCGCCGTCTACGGTTTCCTCGCGCTCGGCGCCGGCCTGCTGATCGGCATCGTGACCTGGCTGCTGCGGGAGCGCCGCGGGCCGGTCGTGCTGATCGCCGCGACCGGCGGCGCGACCCTCGCGGGTTGGCTGGGGACGACGATGGGGGTCGCCTTCGCCAACAGCCGCTACGAGATCGCTTCGGCGCCCGCCGTCGGCGACGTCATCGCGAAGGCACCGCAGATCGAATCCTCGTGGATCATGCTCGCCGCGCCGCTGATGACCACGCTGGCCTATACGCTGCTGACCGCGTGGAACGGCCGGGAAGACCTGGGCCGCCGCCTCGGCTGA
- the bioB gene encoding biotin synthase BioB encodes MTTAPETVDILAVARDQVLERGVGLAEEQILEVLRLGDDHLSDLLALAHEVRMRWCGPEVEVEGIISLKTGGCPEDCHFCSQSGRFPTPVRSAWLDIPGLVKAARQTAETGATEFCIVAAVRGPDKRLLSQVREGIKAIREDGNDIQIACSLGMLTQEQVDELVEMGVHRYNHNLETARSHFANVVTTHTWEERWETLRMIREAGMEVCCGGIIGMGESIEQRAEFAAQLAELNPDECTMNFLIPQPGTPYEGYEVVEGKDALRTVAAFRLAMPRPLLRFSGGRELTFGDLGTKQGMLGGINAIIVGNYLTNLGRPATADLEMLDELKMPVKAISDVL; translated from the coding sequence GTGACCACAGCCCCGGAGACCGTCGACATCCTCGCCGTGGCGCGCGACCAGGTCCTCGAGCGTGGTGTCGGTCTCGCCGAAGAGCAGATCCTCGAAGTCCTGCGGCTCGGCGACGACCACCTGAGCGACCTGCTGGCGCTGGCCCACGAGGTCCGGATGCGCTGGTGCGGCCCCGAGGTCGAGGTCGAGGGCATCATCAGTCTCAAGACCGGCGGCTGCCCGGAGGACTGCCACTTCTGCTCGCAGTCCGGTCGCTTCCCGACACCGGTGCGTTCGGCGTGGCTGGACATTCCCGGCCTGGTCAAGGCCGCCCGGCAGACCGCCGAGACCGGCGCGACCGAGTTCTGCATCGTCGCCGCCGTCCGCGGCCCCGACAAGCGACTGCTCTCGCAGGTCCGCGAAGGCATCAAGGCCATCCGCGAGGACGGCAACGACATCCAGATCGCCTGCTCGCTCGGCATGCTCACCCAGGAGCAGGTCGACGAACTCGTCGAGATGGGCGTGCACCGCTACAACCACAACCTGGAGACCGCGCGGTCGCATTTCGCGAACGTCGTCACCACGCACACGTGGGAAGAGCGCTGGGAGACCCTGCGCATGATCCGCGAGGCGGGCATGGAGGTCTGCTGCGGCGGCATCATCGGCATGGGGGAGAGCATCGAGCAGCGCGCCGAGTTCGCCGCGCAGCTGGCCGAGCTGAACCCGGACGAATGCACGATGAACTTCCTCATCCCGCAGCCGGGTACGCCGTACGAGGGGTACGAGGTCGTCGAGGGCAAGGACGCGCTGCGCACCGTGGCCGCGTTCCGGCTGGCGATGCCCCGCCCGCTGCTCCGGTTCTCCGGCGGCCGTGAGCTGACCTTCGGCGACCTGGGCACCAAGCAGGGCATGCTCGGCGGCATCAACGCGATCATCGTCGGCAACTACCTGACCAACCTCGGCCGCCCGGCCACCGCGGACCTGGAAATGCTCGACGAGCTGAAGATGCCGGTGAAGGCGATCAGTGACGTCCTCTGA
- the bioD gene encoding dethiobiotin synthase, producing MSMLVMTGTGTGVGKTISTAAIAALAAGQGRRVAVLKPAQTGVGPDEPGDLADVLRLAGPVTSRELRRYPDPLSPEAAARLSGLPTLTPSEIAAAASDLDGEHDLTLIEGAGGLLVRFDADGATLADVAWSLGALVIIVAEAGLGTLNATALTAEVATNRGLTVAGVIIGSWPDEPNLAAVSNLRDLPVAAGAPLLGVLPAGLGTATPEEFADRARAGLSPWFGGEFDPECFVGRASAQK from the coding sequence GTGAGCATGCTGGTCATGACCGGCACCGGTACGGGTGTCGGCAAGACGATCTCCACCGCCGCCATCGCCGCGCTGGCCGCCGGTCAGGGCCGACGCGTCGCCGTGCTGAAGCCGGCGCAGACCGGGGTCGGCCCGGACGAGCCGGGTGACCTCGCCGACGTGCTCCGGCTCGCCGGTCCGGTCACCAGCCGCGAGCTGCGGCGATATCCGGATCCGCTGTCGCCGGAGGCGGCGGCCAGGCTCTCGGGGCTGCCGACGCTCACCCCGAGCGAGATCGCCGCGGCGGCGAGCGACCTCGACGGTGAGCACGACCTCACCCTGATCGAGGGGGCGGGGGGCCTGCTGGTCCGGTTCGATGCCGACGGGGCCACGCTGGCCGACGTCGCGTGGTCGCTCGGCGCCCTGGTCATCATCGTGGCCGAGGCCGGGCTGGGCACACTCAACGCGACCGCGCTGACCGCCGAGGTCGCGACCAACCGAGGGCTCACCGTGGCCGGGGTGATCATCGGCTCGTGGCCCGACGAGCCGAATCTGGCCGCGGTGTCGAATCTGCGTGACCTGCCGGTCGCCGCCGGCGCCCCGCTGCTGGGCGTGCTGCCCGCCGGGCTGGGCACGGCCACCCCCGAGGAGTTCGCCGACCGCGCCAGGGCGGGTCTCTCGCCGTGGTTCGGCGGGGAGTTCGACCCGGAATGCTTCGTCGGCCGGGCGTCGGCCCAGAAGTGA
- a CDS encoding bifunctional SulP family inorganic anion transporter/carbonic anhydrase: protein MTVIFKKPLAVLRHDLPASLVVFLVAVPLSLGIALASGAPIVAGLIAAVVGGVVAGALGGSVLQVSGPAAGLTVVMAETIATFGWATTCAITVAAGALQILLGLSRIARAALAISPAIVHGMLAGIGVTIVLGQLHVVLGGAAQSSALKNIAELPAQIVGHHDTAALIGVLTIGILLLWPRLPQSVRKVPGPLAAIALVTVLSVATGMTLPRVDLPGDLLDIRFAPEFPDAGWGAFAVAVVTIALIASVESLLSAVAVDKMHTGPRSNLDRELIGQGAANMTSGALGGLPVTGVIVRSSTNVAAGARTRLSAILHGLWILVFVAAFAGLIQNIPLAALAGLLVHVGAKLVNPGHMKQVLKHGDLGLYLVTLAGVVVFDLLTGVLLGIALSVLLMLRRTVWSGIRAERDGDEWRVVVEGVLTFLSVPRLSRVLATVPDGAKVTLELVVDYLDHAAFESLSNWQQAHERSGGQVTVDEIGHPWFANGKSGDPTLTRTAAMSSVPRFLAPWSDWQAKDVEVPGQRGGPTLRGATEFQRRTAALMQPALSRLAGGQSPHTLFITCGDARIVPNMITTSGPGDLFTVRNIGNLVPARRADPSMGATVEFAVGVLKVREIVVCGHSGCGAMQALATGAPDGAPMLASWLRHAEPSAHRDVPVTLDGARPDRHVDRLALQNVLQQLDHLRHYPLIAEAEARGELHLTGMYFDVGAAQVYLSDDESPAFAPVGAVAAVPEQGS from the coding sequence ATGACGGTGATCTTCAAGAAACCTCTCGCCGTGCTCCGGCACGACCTGCCCGCCTCGCTGGTGGTGTTCCTCGTCGCCGTCCCGCTCTCCCTCGGGATCGCTCTCGCGTCCGGGGCGCCGATCGTCGCGGGGTTGATCGCCGCCGTCGTGGGAGGCGTGGTCGCCGGCGCCCTCGGTGGCTCCGTGCTTCAGGTCAGCGGTCCGGCCGCGGGGCTGACGGTGGTCATGGCCGAGACCATCGCGACCTTCGGGTGGGCGACCACCTGCGCGATCACCGTCGCCGCGGGCGCGCTCCAGATCCTGCTCGGGCTGAGCCGCATCGCCCGCGCGGCGCTCGCGATCTCGCCCGCCATCGTCCACGGCATGCTCGCCGGTATCGGCGTCACGATCGTCCTCGGCCAGCTCCATGTCGTACTGGGCGGAGCGGCCCAGAGTTCGGCGCTCAAGAACATCGCCGAACTGCCCGCGCAGATCGTCGGCCACCACGACACCGCCGCGTTGATCGGCGTGCTCACCATCGGCATCCTGCTGCTGTGGCCGAGGCTTCCCCAATCCGTCCGCAAGGTGCCCGGCCCGCTCGCCGCGATCGCGCTGGTGACCGTGCTGTCCGTCGCCACCGGGATGACCCTGCCCCGCGTCGACCTGCCGGGTGACCTGCTCGACATCCGCTTCGCGCCCGAATTCCCGGACGCGGGCTGGGGCGCGTTCGCCGTCGCGGTCGTCACCATCGCGCTGATCGCCAGCGTGGAAAGCCTGCTGTCCGCCGTCGCCGTCGACAAGATGCACACCGGACCGCGGTCGAACCTCGACCGCGAACTGATCGGGCAGGGCGCCGCGAACATGACCTCCGGCGCGCTGGGCGGGCTCCCGGTCACCGGCGTGATCGTCCGCAGTTCCACCAACGTCGCCGCCGGCGCCCGCACCCGCCTGTCCGCGATCCTGCACGGCCTCTGGATCCTGGTGTTCGTCGCCGCGTTCGCCGGGCTGATCCAGAACATCCCGCTCGCGGCACTGGCGGGCCTGCTCGTGCACGTCGGCGCGAAACTGGTCAACCCCGGCCATATGAAACAGGTCCTCAAACACGGTGATCTGGGGCTGTACCTGGTGACCCTCGCCGGGGTCGTCGTCTTCGACCTGCTCACCGGCGTCCTGCTCGGTATCGCGCTCTCGGTGCTGCTGATGCTGCGGCGCACGGTGTGGTCCGGGATCCGCGCCGAACGTGACGGCGACGAATGGCGCGTCGTCGTCGAAGGGGTCTTGACGTTCCTCTCGGTGCCGAGGCTCAGCCGGGTGCTCGCGACCGTGCCCGACGGCGCGAAGGTGACCCTGGAACTGGTCGTCGACTACCTCGACCACGCCGCTTTCGAAAGTCTTTCGAACTGGCAGCAGGCGCACGAACGCTCCGGCGGGCAGGTGACCGTCGACGAGATCGGGCATCCGTGGTTCGCCAACGGCAAATCCGGCGACCCCACGCTGACCAGGACGGCCGCGATGAGTTCGGTGCCCCGGTTCCTCGCGCCGTGGTCCGACTGGCAGGCCAAGGACGTCGAGGTGCCAGGACAGCGTGGCGGGCCCACGCTGCGCGGGGCGACCGAGTTCCAGCGGCGTACGGCCGCGCTCATGCAGCCCGCGCTCAGCAGATTGGCGGGCGGCCAGTCGCCGCACACCCTGTTCATCACCTGCGGCGACGCGCGGATCGTGCCGAACATGATCACCACGAGCGGTCCCGGTGATCTGTTCACCGTCCGCAACATCGGGAACCTGGTACCCGCCCGCCGGGCCGACCCCTCGATGGGTGCCACCGTCGAGTTCGCCGTCGGCGTGCTGAAGGTGCGCGAGATCGTGGTCTGCGGGCATTCCGGCTGTGGCGCGATGCAGGCCCTGGCCACCGGGGCCCCGGACGGCGCGCCGATGCTGGCGTCCTGGCTGCGGCACGCCGAGCCGAGCGCCCATCGCGACGTTCCGGTGACCCTCGACGGCGCGCGTCCGGACAGGCACGTCGACCGGCTGGCACTGCAGAACGTGCTGCAGCAGCTCGACCACCTGCGCCACTATCCGCTGATCGCCGAGGCGGAGGCGCGCGGCGAACTGCACCTGACCGGGATGTACTTCGACGTCGGGGCGGCGCAGGTGTACCTGTCGGACGACGAGAGCCCGGCGTTCGCCCCGGTCGGCGCCGTCGCCGCCGTACCCGAACAGGGGAGCTAG
- a CDS encoding bifunctional SulP family inorganic anion transporter/carbonic anhydrase, which translates to MIDFVGDEHDTGPPGRRKPTSTFLKNLRHDLPASVVVFLVAVPLSLGVAHAAGAPLLAGLVSAVVGGIVASLFGASALQVSGPSAALTIVIAETISTFGWAATCAITAGAGVVQILFGVCRVARAALVISPAIVHGLLAGIGLILVLGQLHVVLGGVAQSSTIANVLALPGRIVGHHDRAALIGVVTVGVLLVWTRMPPAVRRVPGPLAAVALATGLSVAAGMDLPRVDLPNGLPELGFVPEVPSGSWTAVIAAALSIALIASLESLLSAVAVDKLRDGPHTDLNRELIGQGLANAAAGSLGGFPVTGVVVRTMTNVEAGARTRMSTILHSVWIVGCCLFLVGVLRLIPLAALAGLLVYVGAKLVNLTNLREVRRHGDLLVYLATLLGAVAVNLLTGVAAGIVVALALMLRRMLFSGIRVEPDGPRTRVVIEGALTFLSVPRLTAALAEVPECSEVKLELFVDYLDHAGFDCLRGWQRAYERAGGTVIVDEIGHPWFGRGKAGVPTVRRGVASRVVPRWLAPWSQWQAEHLELPSQRGGSVPLCRGAAEFQRRTAPLLRSTWDGLANGQRPHTLFITCADARIVPNLITTSGPGDLFTVRNIGNLVPHADADADFSVGAAIEYAVGLLRVREVVVCGHSGCGAMKALLGDAPAGLTQLGSWLRHGEETLRRGEREGPVLLDGARPARESDRLALHNVVQQLENLRSYPVVDAALARGELRLTGMYFDVGEANVSLLDKTLRSFTSATTPVKS; encoded by the coding sequence ATGATCGACTTCGTTGGTGACGAGCACGACACCGGGCCCCCAGGCCGCCGCAAGCCCACATCGACCTTTCTGAAGAACCTTCGCCACGACCTCCCGGCTTCGGTCGTCGTCTTCCTCGTGGCGGTCCCGCTCTCGCTCGGCGTCGCACACGCCGCCGGAGCCCCCTTGCTCGCCGGACTCGTCTCCGCCGTCGTCGGCGGAATCGTGGCTAGCCTCTTCGGCGCCTCCGCCCTGCAAGTCAGCGGTCCGTCCGCCGCGCTGACCATCGTCATCGCGGAGACCATTTCGACCTTCGGGTGGGCCGCCACCTGCGCGATCACCGCCGGGGCGGGTGTGGTCCAGATCCTCTTCGGCGTCTGCCGCGTCGCCCGCGCCGCACTGGTGATCTCGCCCGCCATCGTGCACGGCCTGCTCGCCGGGATCGGGCTGATCCTCGTCCTCGGCCAGTTGCACGTCGTGCTCGGCGGGGTGGCGCAGAGTTCCACGATCGCGAACGTGCTCGCGCTGCCGGGCCGGATCGTCGGTCACCACGACCGGGCCGCGCTGATCGGTGTGGTCACCGTCGGCGTCCTGCTGGTGTGGACCAGGATGCCGCCCGCGGTGCGCCGCGTCCCCGGCCCGCTCGCCGCCGTCGCGCTCGCGACCGGCCTTTCCGTCGCGGCGGGGATGGACCTGCCGCGCGTCGACCTCCCGAACGGCTTGCCGGAGTTGGGTTTCGTTCCCGAGGTGCCGTCAGGGTCCTGGACGGCGGTCATCGCCGCCGCCCTCTCCATCGCGCTCATCGCCAGCTTGGAAAGCCTGCTTTCCGCCGTCGCCGTCGACAAACTGCGCGACGGGCCGCACACCGACCTCAACCGCGAGCTGATCGGGCAGGGCCTGGCGAACGCCGCCGCCGGTTCGCTGGGCGGATTCCCGGTCACCGGCGTCGTCGTGCGCACGATGACCAACGTCGAAGCGGGCGCCCGGACCAGGATGTCGACGATCCTGCACAGCGTTTGGATCGTCGGCTGCTGCCTGTTCCTGGTGGGCGTGTTGCGGCTGATCCCGCTCGCCGCGCTCGCCGGTCTCCTCGTCTACGTCGGCGCCAAACTGGTCAACCTCACCAATCTCCGTGAAGTCCGCCGCCACGGTGACCTGCTCGTCTACCTCGCGACCCTGCTCGGTGCGGTCGCCGTCAACCTGCTCACCGGCGTCGCCGCGGGCATCGTGGTGGCGCTCGCGCTGATGCTGCGCCGGATGCTGTTCTCCGGCATCCGCGTCGAACCGGACGGCCCGCGGACCCGCGTCGTCATCGAAGGCGCGCTCACCTTCCTTTCCGTGCCGAGGCTGACGGCCGCCCTGGCCGAAGTCCCCGAGTGTTCCGAGGTGAAGCTGGAACTGTTCGTCGACTACCTCGACCACGCCGGTTTCGACTGCCTGCGCGGCTGGCAGCGCGCGTACGAACGCGCCGGGGGCACCGTGATCGTCGACGAGATCGGGCATCCGTGGTTCGGCCGGGGAAAGGCGGGCGTGCCGACCGTGCGCCGCGGCGTCGCGTCCCGGGTGGTGCCGCGGTGGCTCGCGCCGTGGTCGCAATGGCAGGCCGAACATCTCGAACTGCCGAGCCAGCGCGGCGGCAGCGTCCCGTTGTGCCGGGGTGCCGCGGAGTTCCAGCGGCGGACGGCGCCACTGCTGCGGAGCACCTGGGACGGGCTGGCGAACGGGCAGCGGCCGCACACCCTGTTCATCACCTGCGCCGACGCACGGATCGTGCCGAACCTGATCACCACCAGCGGTCCGGGCGACCTGTTCACCGTGCGGAACATCGGAAACCTCGTCCCGCACGCCGACGCCGACGCGGATTTCTCCGTGGGGGCGGCCATCGAGTACGCCGTCGGGCTGCTGCGGGTGCGGGAAGTGGTGGTGTGCGGGCATTCCGGCTGCGGCGCGATGAAGGCGCTGCTCGGGGACGCGCCCGCCGGGCTCACGCAACTGGGGAGCTGGTTACGCCACGGCGAGGAAACCTTGCGGCGCGGGGAAAGGGAGGGGCCGGTACTGCTCGACGGTGCTCGCCCCGCGCGCGAAAGCGATCGGCTCGCCCTGCACAACGTGGTGCAGCAGCTGGAAAACCTGCGCTCGTATCCGGTCGTCGACGCGGCGCTGGCCCGTGGCGAACTCCGGCTCACGGGCATGTACTTCGACGTCGGCGAGGCGAACGTGTCCCTGCTCGACAAGACGCTGCGGTCGTTCACCTCGGCCACGACCCCGGTCAAGTCCTGA
- a CDS encoding adenosylmethionine--8-amino-7-oxononanoate transaminase, translating to MDAAELLALDAEHVWHPYGPMPSKLDSLLVREASGVRLTLDDGRELIDGMSSWWAAIHGYRNPVLDAALAEQAGRMSHVMFGGLTHEPAIRLAKTLVDLAPDGLRHVFLCDSGSVSVEVAVKMCLQYWQSVGRKEKRRLMTWRGGYHGDTFTPMSVCDPEGGMHALWRGILPEQLFLPKPPGGFADEPDPAYLDLLATEIERHAGELAAVIVEPVVQGAGGMRFHPPAYLRALRELTEAHDVLLVFDEIATGFGRTGELFAAEHAGVTPDVLCLGKALTGGYLTMAAALCTPEIAGGISRGELPVLAHGPTFMGNPLSCAVANASLGILAEGGWKSDVPRIEAALKAGLEPARELSSVADVRVLGAIGVVELDHPVDMAVATEVLTENGVWLRPFRNLIYTMPPYISGADDLAALTSAMLSAARKA from the coding sequence ATGGACGCCGCCGAACTCCTCGCGCTCGACGCGGAACACGTCTGGCACCCGTACGGGCCGATGCCGAGCAAGCTCGACTCCCTGCTCGTACGGGAGGCGAGCGGGGTCCGGCTCACCCTCGACGACGGCCGCGAACTGATCGACGGCATGTCGTCCTGGTGGGCGGCGATCCACGGCTACCGGAACCCGGTGCTGGACGCGGCGCTGGCCGAGCAGGCGGGCCGGATGAGTCACGTGATGTTCGGCGGCCTCACCCACGAACCGGCCATCAGGCTGGCGAAGACGCTGGTCGACCTCGCCCCGGACGGCTTGCGGCACGTCTTCCTGTGCGATTCGGGGTCGGTGTCGGTCGAGGTCGCCGTCAAGATGTGCCTGCAGTACTGGCAGTCGGTGGGGCGCAAGGAAAAGCGGCGCCTGATGACCTGGCGCGGCGGCTACCACGGCGACACGTTCACGCCGATGAGCGTTTGTGACCCCGAGGGCGGGATGCACGCGCTGTGGCGCGGGATCCTGCCGGAGCAGCTGTTCCTGCCCAAGCCGCCGGGTGGTTTCGCCGACGAGCCGGATCCGGCGTATCTCGACCTGCTCGCGACCGAGATCGAACGGCACGCCGGCGAGCTGGCCGCGGTCATCGTCGAGCCGGTCGTGCAGGGCGCCGGTGGCATGCGGTTCCACCCGCCCGCGTACCTGCGCGCGCTGCGCGAACTCACCGAGGCCCACGACGTCCTGCTCGTCTTCGACGAGATCGCCACCGGTTTCGGCCGCACCGGCGAGCTGTTCGCCGCCGAGCACGCCGGGGTCACGCCGGACGTCCTGTGCCTGGGCAAGGCGCTGACCGGGGGCTATCTGACGATGGCGGCGGCGTTGTGCACGCCGGAGATCGCCGGCGGGATCTCGCGCGGGGAACTGCCCGTGCTGGCGCACGGCCCGACGTTCATGGGGAACCCCCTGTCCTGCGCGGTCGCCAACGCCTCGCTGGGGATCCTCGCCGAAGGCGGCTGGAAGTCCGACGTCCCGCGGATCGAGGCCGCGCTGAAGGCCGGGCTGGAGCCGGCTCGTGAGCTGTCCTCGGTCGCCGACGTGCGGGTGCTGGGCGCCATCGGCGTGGTGGAACTGGACCATCCCGTGGACATGGCGGTGGCGACCGAGGTCCTCACGGAAAACGGGGTCTGGCTGCGCCCCTTCCGGAACCTGATCTACACGATGCCGCCCTACATCTCCGGCGCGGACGACCTCGCGGCGCTCACTTCCGCCATGCTCTCAGCCGCACGAAAAGCGTAA
- a CDS encoding uridine kinase — translation MRYRPISPALLVSELTERITAITGRRRLAVAVDGAAGASGTTELADALVDPLRIAGHAAVRISANDFLRPASLRFERGKQDPDSRYSDWLDLGALRREVLDPLAEDGSGLVLPSLWDPVRDRATRAERVELPEGGVVLLDGEFLFGAGLTFDLSVHLWLSPAALERRVPDAWALPAYERYEREVDPAALSDVVIRVDDPKHPARYEP, via the coding sequence GTGCGCTACCGTCCGATTTCTCCCGCTCTGCTGGTCTCGGAGCTGACCGAACGCATCACGGCGATCACCGGCCGCCGCCGGCTCGCGGTCGCCGTCGACGGCGCGGCCGGGGCGAGCGGCACCACAGAACTCGCCGACGCCCTGGTCGATCCCCTGCGGATCGCCGGTCACGCCGCGGTGCGGATCTCGGCGAACGACTTCCTCCGCCCCGCCTCGCTGCGGTTCGAACGCGGCAAACAGGATCCGGATTCGCGCTACAGCGACTGGCTCGACCTCGGCGCCCTTCGCCGCGAGGTGCTCGATCCGCTCGCCGAGGACGGCAGCGGACTGGTCCTGCCGTCGCTGTGGGATCCGGTCCGCGATCGCGCCACCCGCGCCGAACGCGTCGAACTGCCCGAAGGCGGCGTCGTCCTGCTCGACGGGGAGTTCCTCTTCGGCGCTGGGCTCACTTTCGACCTGAGCGTGCACCTGTGGCTCTCGCCCGCCGCGCTCGAGCGGCGGGTGCCCGACGCCTGGGCGCTCCCCGCCTACGAGCGCTACGAACGAGAAGTCGACCCGGCGGCGCTGTCCGACGTGGTGATCCGCGTCGACGACCCCAAGCACCCGGCGCGCTACGAACCCTGA